From one Fundidesulfovibrio putealis DSM 16056 genomic stretch:
- a CDS encoding helix-turn-helix domain-containing transcriptional regulator yields the protein MSPIRDYDDTLKELLSDPEQAAHYLRAAMEDGDPHALALAIQDVLHAVRPESVEDAETEALCRALAGLKRAGVSVDFLAGR from the coding sequence ATGAGCCCTATTCGTGATTATGACGACACTCTGAAAGAGCTTCTGAGCGACCCGGAACAGGCGGCGCACTACTTGCGGGCCGCCATGGAGGACGGGGACCCCCACGCCCTGGCCTTGGCAATTCAGGATGTGCTTCACGCCGTCCGGCCCGAGTCCGTGGAGGACGCCGAGACGGAGGCCCTGTGCCGTGCTCTGGCCGGGCTGAAACGCGCCGGGGTGTCCGTGGATTTCCTAGCCGGACGGTAG
- a CDS encoding type II toxin-antitoxin system RelE/ParE family toxin yields the protein MPIATPKRTLEYQTPDGQTPFRDWLTGLKDKRAMAKVLSRLATVRAGSMGDCKSLDGGLYELRIDFGPGYRVYFGQDGQTLVILLCGGDKSSQTKDISKARDLWAAYKGEKYEPYS from the coding sequence ATGCCGATAGCGACACCAAAGCGCACCCTGGAATATCAGACGCCAGACGGACAAACGCCTTTTCGGGATTGGCTCACCGGCCTCAAGGACAAGCGGGCCATGGCCAAAGTCTTATCTCGGCTGGCGACTGTCAGGGCCGGGAGCATGGGCGACTGCAAGTCCCTGGACGGAGGCCTGTACGAACTGCGTATTGACTTTGGTCCCGGCTATCGGGTCTATTTCGGGCAGGACGGCCAGACGCTCGTGATCCTGCTGTGCGGCGGCGACAAGTCCAGCCAGACCAAGGACATCAGCAAGGCCCGCGACCTCTGGGCGGCCTACAAGGGGGAAAAGTATGAGCCCTATTCGTGA
- a CDS encoding tyrosine-type recombinase/integrase — protein MERNQKQRADAKRWPGVYYYESKDKLRDGKPDLCLWITYKVGDKKRWEKVGWKSEGYTPQVAAEVRAERVKAARHGQDVKTAKEIARERDKRDKTIDEIARAYFASKGDSLKGAVTDHNRYEKHVLPVLGNFRASKLSPLDMVRLRKAMEGRAPATIWNALELVRRIVNFGARAKLCPPLPFVIEMPKKDNEVVEYLEPEEAARLKEVLDSWPSRDAARMLELAMFTGMRRGEVFKLKDQDIDFRTALITITAPKGGKTVSIPMNSIARTILEQQLAWKAEAFPQSPYVFPGKAGEQRVACGAVCRIKQTAGIPSRFRIFHGLRHHFAVTLANSGEFTLDMIGELLTHKSTAMTRRYGQFLPDAKKRASDKAAELLASHAGLDAKAGTGKKVLKIGVGE, from the coding sequence ATGGAGCGGAACCAGAAACAAAGAGCGGACGCCAAGCGTTGGCCGGGCGTCTACTATTATGAAAGCAAGGACAAACTCCGTGATGGCAAGCCTGATTTGTGCCTATGGATCACCTACAAGGTGGGAGACAAAAAACGCTGGGAGAAAGTGGGCTGGAAGTCCGAAGGCTACACGCCGCAAGTGGCGGCGGAAGTCCGGGCGGAACGGGTCAAAGCAGCTCGGCACGGCCAGGACGTAAAGACCGCCAAGGAGATTGCACGCGAACGCGACAAGCGCGACAAGACCATTGACGAAATCGCCCGAGCCTACTTTGCATCCAAGGGCGACAGCCTCAAAGGTGCCGTCACGGACCATAACCGCTACGAAAAGCACGTCCTGCCTGTGCTGGGGAATTTTCGCGCAAGCAAACTCTCTCCCTTGGATATGGTGCGCCTGCGCAAAGCAATGGAGGGCCGCGCCCCGGCCACCATCTGGAACGCCCTGGAACTGGTACGGCGCATCGTAAATTTCGGGGCCAGAGCCAAGCTCTGCCCTCCCCTGCCCTTTGTCATCGAGATGCCCAAGAAGGACAATGAGGTCGTCGAATATCTGGAGCCAGAGGAAGCAGCGAGGCTAAAGGAAGTGCTAGATTCTTGGCCGTCGCGGGACGCCGCCCGGATGCTGGAGCTCGCCATGTTTACCGGCATGAGGCGCGGCGAGGTGTTCAAACTGAAAGACCAGGACATTGATTTCCGGACCGCGCTCATTACCATTACGGCTCCCAAGGGTGGGAAGACGGTGAGTATTCCAATGAACTCCATCGCCCGCACCATCTTGGAGCAGCAACTCGCCTGGAAGGCGGAAGCGTTCCCACAGAGCCCGTACGTCTTTCCCGGCAAGGCGGGTGAACAACGGGTGGCTTGCGGAGCCGTATGCCGTATCAAGCAGACCGCTGGAATCCCGTCTCGCTTCCGCATTTTCCACGGTCTGCGCCATCACTTCGCCGTGACCCTGGCCAACTCGGGAGAATTCACTCTGGACATGATCGGTGAACTTCTTACACACAAGTCAACGGCCATGACCCGGCGCTATGGGCAGTTCCTCCCAGACGCCAAGAAGCGGGCCAGCGACAAGGCTGCGGAATTGCTGGCCAGCCATGCGGGGCTTGACGCCAAGGCGGGCACAGGCAAGAAAGTGCTCAAGATCGGTGTAGGGGAATAG
- a CDS encoding ABC transporter substrate-binding protein produces the protein MKALDDLMLSIRRMGEEDETPSLPEKPADLLLYAPCPVKLVVKDSIDAIIAQYAARGVELTAHIPMGCTSIDPYDPIYRQPDPDKLPGLIGSIGFGDFWRREFVDNHVRAGVFEAALPEKVNPLHVKAGLLDPRGAYTVYGVTPYVFMADTRRLGDLPLPRTWEDILHPRYKGEVVMCGDGDDMADAVVLNLYKDFGMQGLDALACNSKGLMHSSSMVKSAGSRDEDAGAIYVIPAFFAESTRQPEHIKVIWPEDGAAASPLYLLARRSEHHRLSELASFFARGFASIESAGWFAPMDGSVPSRLPAGASLKWVGWDFIEDNDVSELRDKLNVLFRSMVRKSACAS, from the coding sequence ATGAAAGCTCTCGACGACCTGATGCTCTCCATCCGCCGCATGGGCGAGGAGGACGAAACCCCTTCGCTTCCCGAGAAGCCCGCCGACCTCCTTCTCTACGCGCCGTGCCCGGTGAAGCTCGTGGTGAAGGACTCCATCGACGCCATCATCGCGCAGTACGCCGCGCGCGGTGTTGAACTTACCGCCCACATCCCCATGGGCTGCACCTCCATCGACCCCTACGACCCCATCTACCGCCAGCCTGACCCGGACAAGCTGCCCGGACTCATCGGTTCCATCGGCTTTGGCGACTTCTGGCGGCGCGAGTTCGTGGACAACCACGTGCGCGCCGGGGTGTTCGAGGCGGCGCTGCCCGAGAAGGTGAACCCGCTGCACGTGAAGGCCGGGCTCCTGGACCCGCGCGGAGCCTACACTGTGTACGGCGTCACTCCGTACGTGTTCATGGCCGACACTCGCCGCCTGGGCGATCTGCCCCTGCCGCGCACCTGGGAGGACATCCTGCACCCGCGCTACAAGGGCGAGGTAGTCATGTGCGGCGACGGCGACGACATGGCCGACGCCGTGGTGCTGAATCTGTACAAGGATTTCGGCATGCAGGGCCTGGACGCCCTGGCCTGCAACAGCAAGGGGCTCATGCACTCGTCCTCCATGGTGAAGTCCGCCGGTTCCCGGGACGAGGACGCGGGCGCGATCTATGTCATCCCGGCCTTCTTTGCCGAGAGCACCCGCCAGCCCGAGCACATCAAGGTCATCTGGCCGGAGGACGGCGCGGCGGCCAGCCCGCTGTACCTGCTGGCCCGGCGCAGCGAGCACCACAGGCTGTCGGAACTGGCATCGTTTTTCGCGCGCGGGTTCGCTTCCATCGAGAGCGCGGGATGGTTCGCGCCCATGGACGGGTCCGTGCCCTCCAGGCTGCCTGCCGGAGCGTCGCTCAAGTGGGTGGGGTGGGACTTCATCGAGGACAACGATGTGAGCGAACTGCGTGACAAGCTGAACGTGCTGTTTCGGTCTATGGTCAGGAAGAGCGCGTGCGCCTCATAA
- a CDS encoding GTP-binding protein produces the protein MRLITVAGPPSCGKTSVVAKACGVLQESGQPCAVVKFDCLQSRDGDLYRAAGVPVSVAFSGGLCPDHFFATNLEEAFAWGVESGAQVGLIETAGLCNRCSPHIRGALAVCVIDNLMGIDAPEKIGPMLRMADIVIVTKGDLVSQAEREVYRYRIRQMNKRAVIRHVNGLTGQGCAELAAIMARAPDIDSVTDMKLRFSMPAAVCSYCLSETRIGGRYQKGNVKKAKFAGGVHAE, from the coding sequence GTGCGCCTCATAACCGTGGCCGGGCCGCCCTCCTGCGGCAAGACCTCCGTGGTGGCCAAGGCCTGCGGGGTGCTCCAGGAGAGCGGCCAGCCCTGCGCGGTGGTCAAGTTCGACTGCCTGCAAAGCCGCGACGGCGACCTGTACCGCGCCGCCGGTGTCCCCGTGTCCGTGGCCTTTTCCGGCGGGCTCTGCCCGGACCACTTCTTCGCCACCAACCTGGAGGAAGCCTTCGCCTGGGGCGTGGAGTCCGGGGCGCAGGTGGGCCTCATCGAGACTGCTGGGCTGTGCAACCGCTGCTCCCCGCACATCCGGGGCGCGCTGGCCGTGTGCGTGATCGACAACCTCATGGGCATAGACGCGCCCGAGAAGATCGGCCCCATGCTTCGCATGGCGGACATCGTCATCGTCACCAAGGGGGACCTGGTCTCCCAGGCCGAGCGCGAGGTCTACCGCTACCGCATCCGCCAGATGAACAAGCGGGCGGTCATCCGCCACGTCAACGGGCTCACCGGCCAGGGCTGCGCGGAGCTGGCGGCCATCATGGCCAGGGCTCCGGACATCGACTCCGTCACGGACATGAAGCTGCGGTTCTCCATGCCCGCCGCCGTGTGTTCCTACTGCCTGAGCGAGACGCGCATCGGCGGGCGCTACCAGAAGGGCAACGTGAAAAAAGCGAAATTTGCAGGGGGCGTCCATGCTGAGTGA
- a CDS encoding ATP-binding cassette domain-containing protein yields MLSEDAGSDVQDAQHENRVYAPASMTLTAGRDKSGRPEAADVVFRSGEITALLGPTGSGKSRFLSDIESLACGDTPTGRTLLLDGRAPDADERFGLQGRLVAQLTQNMNFVLDMNARDFVLAHAMSREVTDPEAAARRVLDAANALAGEPFGPGAQLTQLSGGQSRALMIADTALLSWSPVLLIDEIENAGVDKRRALDLLLASDKIIVIATHDPVLALSADRRLVFEHGAVRSVQTRTGSEEAILARLEHMETEMSRVRAMLRAGKALG; encoded by the coding sequence ATGCTGAGTGAAGACGCCGGGTCGGACGTCCAGGACGCGCAGCACGAGAACAGGGTCTACGCCCCCGCCAGCATGACCCTGACCGCCGGGCGCGACAAGTCCGGCAGGCCGGAAGCCGCGGACGTGGTGTTCCGCTCCGGCGAGATCACGGCGCTGCTCGGGCCTACCGGTTCGGGCAAGAGCCGATTCCTGTCGGACATCGAGTCCCTGGCCTGCGGAGACACGCCCACCGGGCGCACGCTCCTTCTGGACGGGCGCGCCCCGGACGCGGACGAGCGCTTCGGGTTGCAGGGGCGGCTGGTGGCGCAGCTGACCCAGAACATGAACTTCGTGCTGGACATGAACGCGCGCGATTTCGTGCTGGCCCACGCCATGAGCCGCGAGGTGACGGACCCCGAGGCCGCCGCGCGCCGGGTGCTGGACGCGGCCAACGCGCTGGCCGGGGAGCCTTTCGGCCCTGGGGCGCAGCTGACGCAGCTCTCGGGCGGACAGTCGCGGGCGCTGATGATCGCGGACACGGCACTCTTAAGCTGGTCGCCGGTGCTCCTGATCGACGAGATCGAGAATGCTGGCGTTGACAAGCGCAGGGCGCTGGACCTGCTGCTGGCCAGCGACAAGATCATCGTCATCGCCACCCATGACCCGGTGCTGGCCCTGTCGGCGGATCGGCGGCTGGTGTTCGAGCACGGGGCGGTGCGGTCGGTCCAGACTCGCACCGGGAGTGAGGAGGCGATCCTTGCGCGCCTTGAGCATATGGAGACCGAAATGTCGCGAGTGCGGGCCATGCTGCGCGCCGGGAAGGCGTTGGGCTGA
- a CDS encoding cysteine-rich small domain-containing protein: MDKQSACQEASHAFYQNRACKYFPCHPGADTDVFNCLFCYCPLYFLEDCEGDYDMLGPIKDCTKCLKPHHPGGYERTVSRLKAEMARRRREWEK; this comes from the coding sequence ATGGATAAGCAATCCGCATGCCAGGAGGCGTCCCACGCTTTCTACCAGAACCGGGCCTGCAAGTACTTTCCCTGCCATCCCGGCGCGGATACGGACGTTTTCAACTGCCTGTTCTGCTACTGCCCCCTGTACTTCCTGGAGGACTGCGAGGGCGATTACGACATGCTCGGTCCCATCAAGGACTGCACGAAGTGCCTGAAGCCCCATCACCCCGGCGGCTATGAGCGCACGGTGTCCCGGCTGAAGGCCGAGATGGCCAGACGCCGCAGGGAGTGGGAAAAATAG
- a CDS encoding VgrG-related protein: MVMTPQNIAAALAARPEVTRLGASRLSQDQGAFKTMLTSELGVSQEVLRGKGKDALSLLKQNSPTTPGFQDAQATVGKGASGAMQALMREQAKAQNQSQSQTQNQAQAKSTAPVRTGEVRGKIASNEARGVINLNARHSEDLGHLPGNSSKTGLPAGFTKAEEDLLFAAAAAESKFLAAKRQSVLARDDAKYERSDKIGILSAAYESRGAIDAIGYDGRGGTSYGTYQIASGVGTMSRFLNYLEAKAPDLAARLSTSGPANTGGREGAMANEWKNIASQHPKRFEALQHEFIGDTHYQPALKSVTLSTGEDLSKRSQAVREVLWSTAVQHGPNGAADIFTSAVEKLQAKGQEKSDKALIEEVYAQRMTQFAGRGRLRVAVTTRLADEKESALAMLGGRSLS; the protein is encoded by the coding sequence ATGGTTATGACGCCGCAGAATATCGCCGCCGCCCTGGCGGCAAGGCCGGAAGTGACGAGGCTCGGCGCTTCCCGGCTGTCGCAGGACCAGGGCGCGTTCAAGACCATGCTCACCAGCGAACTGGGTGTAAGCCAGGAGGTTCTGCGGGGCAAGGGCAAGGACGCGCTGTCGCTGCTCAAGCAGAATTCTCCCACAACGCCCGGATTCCAGGACGCTCAAGCAACCGTCGGGAAAGGCGCGTCCGGGGCCATGCAGGCCCTGATGCGCGAGCAGGCCAAGGCTCAGAATCAGTCCCAGTCCCAGACCCAGAACCAGGCCCAGGCCAAAAGCACCGCTCCGGTGCGCACGGGCGAGGTGCGCGGCAAGATCGCCTCCAACGAGGCGCGCGGGGTGATCAACCTGAACGCCCGCCACTCCGAGGACCTGGGCCACCTGCCCGGAAACTCCAGCAAGACGGGGCTCCCCGCAGGATTCACCAAGGCCGAGGAGGACCTCCTGTTCGCAGCAGCTGCAGCCGAGTCCAAGTTCCTGGCGGCCAAGCGCCAGTCCGTGCTGGCCCGCGACGACGCCAAGTACGAGCGTTCCGATAAGATCGGCATCCTGTCTGCGGCATACGAGTCGCGCGGGGCCATCGACGCCATCGGCTACGACGGCCGGGGCGGCACCTCCTACGGCACCTACCAGATCGCCTCGGGCGTGGGCACCATGAGCCGCTTCCTGAACTATCTGGAGGCCAAGGCCCCGGATCTGGCCGCACGCCTGTCCACCTCCGGCCCGGCCAACACCGGCGGCCGCGAAGGCGCCATGGCCAACGAGTGGAAGAACATCGCCTCCCAGCATCCCAAGCGCTTCGAGGCCCTGCAGCACGAGTTCATCGGCGACACCCACTATCAGCCCGCGCTCAAATCCGTCACCCTGTCCACCGGGGAGGACCTGTCCAAGCGCTCCCAGGCCGTGCGCGAGGTGCTCTGGAGCACCGCCGTGCAGCACGGGCCGAACGGCGCGGCGGACATCTTCACCTCCGCCGTGGAGAAGCTCCAGGCCAAGGGGCAGGAGAAGTCCGACAAGGCCCTCATCGAGGAAGTCTACGCCCAGCGCATGACCCAGTTCGCCGGGAGGGGACGCCTGCGCGTCGCCGTGACCACCCGTCTTGCCGACGAGAAAGAGTCCGCCCTGGCCATGCTCGGCGGCAGAAGCCTGAGCTGA
- a CDS encoding MFS transporter, whose protein sequence is MKQEHPDNPFAARPWACMGVAATGTFMATLDGGIVNVALPTIAAQFGADLPFAQWVITIYLLSIACLLPAFGRLGDMNGRKAKYRMGFFLFTLSSALCGAAPGMWWLIVGRACQAVGGALLMANGPAIVVMSFPGPKRGRALGMIGMVVSLGSLAGPALGGLLVGWLGWPSIFYVNVPIGILGMFLVQRILPDDRKQSADSFDLTGAVQYAVGIIFLLTAITHGGRWGWGFPGTLACEGAAFVSLWLFLRRQSRVRHPVVDLSLFRIRGLAVGNLASLLCFMALLGNALMLPFFLVHVGGLSSRDAGLVLAVMPLTMAFAAPVSGYLSEKISHALLTGVGMAVAAAGLYSQTLLTASSGMLRMALGQAVLGLGFGIFVSPNNNAVLGSAPRAKSGVAGAVMALVRTLGMASGIAVSTAVYEAWNHRAVAAGLSDQAAFLAGFDASLVCAAGLALGAAAVSLARPWRARPPSAG, encoded by the coding sequence ATGAAACAAGAACACCCCGACAATCCATTCGCCGCCAGACCCTGGGCCTGCATGGGCGTGGCGGCCACCGGCACGTTCATGGCCACCCTCGACGGCGGCATCGTGAACGTGGCCCTTCCCACCATTGCCGCGCAGTTCGGGGCGGATCTGCCCTTCGCCCAATGGGTAATCACCATTTATCTGCTGTCCATCGCCTGCCTGCTGCCCGCCTTCGGCCGCCTGGGCGACATGAACGGGCGCAAGGCCAAATACCGCATGGGGTTTTTCCTGTTCACGCTGTCGTCTGCGCTGTGCGGGGCCGCGCCGGGCATGTGGTGGCTGATCGTCGGGCGCGCCTGCCAGGCCGTGGGCGGAGCGCTGCTCATGGCCAACGGCCCGGCCATCGTGGTCATGAGCTTCCCCGGTCCCAAGCGGGGCCGCGCCCTGGGGATGATCGGCATGGTGGTGTCGCTTGGCTCGCTGGCCGGGCCGGCGCTTGGCGGACTCCTGGTGGGCTGGCTTGGCTGGCCGTCGATCTTCTACGTCAACGTGCCAATCGGCATCCTGGGCATGTTCCTGGTGCAGCGCATCCTGCCCGACGACCGCAAACAAAGCGCCGACAGCTTCGACCTGACCGGAGCCGTGCAGTACGCGGTAGGCATCATTTTCCTGCTGACGGCCATCACCCACGGCGGACGCTGGGGCTGGGGATTCCCCGGAACCCTGGCCTGCGAGGGCGCGGCTTTCGTATCGCTGTGGTTGTTCCTGCGCCGCCAGTCCCGCGTGCGCCATCCCGTGGTGGACCTGTCGCTGTTTCGCATCCGGGGTCTGGCCGTGGGCAACCTGGCCTCGCTCCTGTGCTTCATGGCGCTTCTGGGCAACGCGCTGATGCTGCCCTTTTTCCTGGTGCACGTGGGGGGCTTAAGCTCCCGCGACGCCGGGCTGGTGCTGGCGGTGATGCCCCTGACCATGGCCTTCGCCGCTCCGGTGAGCGGGTATCTCTCCGAAAAGATCAGCCACGCGCTGCTTACAGGTGTGGGCATGGCCGTGGCCGCAGCCGGTCTTTATTCCCAGACGCTTTTGACCGCCTCCTCCGGCATGCTGCGCATGGCCCTGGGCCAGGCCGTGCTGGGGCTCGGTTTCGGCATCTTCGTCTCGCCCAACAACAACGCGGTGCTTGGCAGCGCGCCAAGGGCCAAGAGCGGCGTGGCCGGTGCGGTGATGGCCCTGGTGCGCACATTGGGCATGGCCAGCGGCATCGCGGTTTCCACCGCCGTGTACGAGGCCTGGAACCACCGCGCCGTTGCCGCCGGATTGAGCGATCAGGCCGCGTTCCTCGCCGGGTTCGACGCTTCCCTGGTCTGCGCAGCCGGTCTGGCGCTGGGGGCTGCGGCTGTCTCCCTGGCCCGGCCCTGGAGAGCGCGCCCGCCGTCAGCGGGATAG
- a CDS encoding CerR family C-terminal domain-containing protein produces MLQPDQDETKLRLLNAAGEVFSEKGFQAGTIREICAKAGANVASVNYHFGGKSGLYDALLEHCHQEGLRRHPPTVGIPEDLSGRPMAVEALAAYVRSFLKRTLGADGPGWSTRLMAKEMGNPSPALERMVQSSIRPNLERLMAAVCTLLGEGATEQDVRHCALSVVGQCQHYYRARAAIEILFPDVTWDEQGIDILACHIVRFSLAAIRGYREAGLGGTAEQQIREGQEGQ; encoded by the coding sequence ATGCTGCAACCGGATCAGGACGAAACAAAGCTCAGGCTTCTGAACGCCGCGGGCGAGGTCTTTTCCGAAAAAGGCTTCCAGGCGGGCACGATCCGGGAGATTTGCGCCAAGGCCGGGGCCAACGTGGCCTCGGTGAATTATCATTTCGGCGGCAAGAGCGGCCTGTATGACGCCCTGTTGGAGCACTGTCATCAGGAGGGCCTGCGCCGCCATCCCCCCACTGTAGGAATCCCCGAAGACCTGAGCGGCAGGCCCATGGCCGTGGAGGCCCTGGCGGCCTACGTCCGTTCCTTCCTGAAGCGGACTTTGGGGGCGGACGGCCCCGGCTGGAGCACCCGTTTGATGGCCAAGGAGATGGGCAATCCCTCTCCGGCCCTGGAGCGCATGGTGCAGTCGTCCATCCGCCCCAACTTGGAGCGGCTCATGGCCGCAGTGTGCACCCTGCTGGGGGAGGGAGCCACCGAGCAGGACGTGCGCCACTGCGCGCTGTCGGTGGTCGGGCAGTGCCAGCATTATTACCGGGCACGGGCGGCGATAGAAATTTTGTTTCCGGATGTAACCTGGGACGAGCAAGGCATCGACATACTGGCTTGCCACATCGTGCGATTCAGTCTGGCGGCGATCCGTGGCTATCGCGAGGCAGGGCTGGGCGGAACGGCAGAGCAGCAAATACGGGAAGGACAGGAAGGGCAATGA